The following coding sequences lie in one Desulfobotulus pelophilus genomic window:
- a CDS encoding peptidoglycan DD-metalloendopeptidase family protein: protein MRAWVCFFILCLLMGSGEAEARQMVRVEVDRLNLRRAPDRNAPVIMVLSRGEQVPVLEEKDGWVRVAVGTREGYLRDRAIYIQRIAAREDREMESARQEREAVASRIREQQSLLSRYRERETDVIAGLNAIDRTLNEVNARLQAIRREQDGLLEQRKATREAMARLERENLEKKDMVGRRLTALYKLEGTGRMALLTSTDTIYGFSVHKKALEKVLQLDDRILAEQARRIEELTLLATRLKNEEQRIADAAQRAADQQRIQRAEKQKRESLLADIRSKQKHGLAAVAALEEVKVKLDQTVEKLARRRVAPSQPSGPFIKFKGLLDMPVNGTIISRFGYKRNPELNVQTFQSGIGIRADRGEPIRALFSGTVIYADWFSGYGNMLIIDHGDHYYSVYAHAEELFKKTGDGVERNEVIATVGDAGSLSGSMLHFEIRQQGKPVDPMLWVKSG, encoded by the coding sequence ATGAGAGCCTGGGTCTGTTTTTTCATACTGTGTCTGTTGATGGGGTCAGGGGAGGCAGAAGCCCGGCAGATGGTGCGCGTGGAGGTGGACCGTCTTAACCTGCGCCGTGCACCGGATCGCAATGCACCTGTTATCATGGTTCTTTCCCGGGGAGAGCAGGTGCCGGTACTGGAGGAAAAAGATGGATGGGTTCGGGTGGCTGTCGGTACCCGGGAGGGGTATCTCAGGGACCGTGCCATTTACATCCAGCGGATAGCGGCGAGAGAAGACCGGGAAATGGAAAGTGCACGGCAGGAGAGAGAGGCCGTGGCCTCCAGAATAAGGGAACAGCAGAGTCTCTTGAGCCGTTACAGGGAAAGGGAGACGGATGTCATTGCCGGTCTCAATGCCATTGACCGTACATTGAACGAGGTGAATGCCCGTCTGCAGGCTATCCGCAGGGAGCAGGACGGTCTCCTGGAGCAGCGGAAAGCAACAAGGGAAGCCATGGCCCGTCTTGAACGGGAAAACCTGGAAAAAAAAGATATGGTAGGCAGGCGTCTCACCGCCCTGTATAAGCTTGAGGGAACAGGCCGCATGGCACTTCTGACCTCAACGGACACGATTTATGGGTTTTCTGTGCACAAAAAGGCGCTGGAGAAAGTGCTTCAGCTTGATGACCGTATTCTTGCGGAACAGGCCCGCCGCATAGAGGAGCTGACCCTGTTGGCCACGCGTCTGAAAAATGAGGAGCAGCGCATAGCGGATGCGGCGCAGAGGGCTGCTGACCAGCAGAGGATCCAGAGGGCGGAAAAACAGAAGAGGGAGAGCCTTTTGGCAGACATCCGAAGCAAGCAGAAACATGGTCTTGCTGCTGTGGCTGCCCTGGAGGAAGTGAAGGTAAAGCTGGACCAGACCGTAGAAAAGCTGGCCAGAAGAAGAGTCGCTCCTTCCCAGCCTTCCGGACCCTTTATCAAATTCAAAGGCTTGCTTGATATGCCGGTGAACGGTACAATCATTTCCCGTTTCGGGTATAAAAGAAATCCGGAACTCAATGTACAGACCTTTCAGAGTGGTATCGGAATACGGGCAGACCGGGGAGAGCCGATCCGGGCTCTTTTTTCAGGCACGGTTATCTACGCGGACTGGTTTAGCGGCTACGGGAATATGCTGATCATTGACCACGGTGACCATTACTATTCCGTATATGCCCATGCCGAAGAATTGTTCAAGAAAACAGGGGATGGTGTGGAGCGCAATGAGGTGATTGCAACGGTTGGGGATGCGGGCTCCCTGTCCGGATCCATGCTGCATTTTGAAATCCGTCAACAGGGAAAGCCGGTGGATCCCATGCTTTGGGTGAAAAGCGGTTAG
- a CDS encoding divergent polysaccharide deacetylase family protein: MTKKKETKPAAKKPRSSGSGKKSGKSSPSGGKKKTAAPRKEVNQGPMALLILLVLVLGIGVAAHLYFQPSGTILRVTEKKSVPSSAAVRTHKEPSVSKPVAPTRAEVKARASEPQALPPALPVQPLPQKEHTIPKYEVFPGKEAERKRPEIPREKLPEKPVIAIIIDDIGYDRAIAEELMALDIPLTFSVLPHSPYGVRIANRVHEKGHEVMLHLPMEPVEYPRINPGPGGLLLAMEPDELLGILDVNLAAIPHIRGVNNHMGSGLTQSESHINQIFTILKKKDLFFIDSRTAAKSRCRSAARLFQLPFAERDVFLDHIQHKDAVDRELSRLFRIADKHGSALGIGHPHRVTLEGLRKRLPEAREKYSFVYASDMVSLVE; this comes from the coding sequence ATGACAAAGAAAAAAGAGACAAAACCGGCGGCAAAAAAGCCCCGTTCTTCGGGCAGCGGTAAAAAAAGCGGGAAATCCAGCCCTTCAGGGGGCAAAAAAAAGACGGCTGCTCCCAGAAAAGAGGTGAATCAGGGCCCCATGGCCCTTTTGATTCTTCTGGTTCTGGTGCTGGGTATCGGTGTGGCAGCCCACCTGTATTTTCAGCCTTCCGGCACGATATTGCGGGTAACGGAGAAAAAGAGTGTCCCTTCTTCCGCAGCGGTTCGTACCCATAAAGAACCTTCTGTCAGTAAACCGGTTGCTCCGACACGGGCGGAGGTGAAGGCCAGGGCATCAGAACCGCAAGCCCTTCCCCCTGCCCTGCCTGTGCAGCCGCTTCCTCAGAAAGAACATACGATACCTAAATACGAAGTGTTTCCAGGAAAGGAGGCCGAAAGAAAGAGGCCTGAGATTCCGCGGGAAAAGTTGCCGGAAAAACCGGTGATCGCCATTATCATCGATGATATCGGTTATGACCGGGCCATTGCCGAAGAGTTGATGGCTCTCGATATCCCTCTGACCTTTTCCGTTTTGCCCCACAGTCCTTACGGGGTGCGCATTGCCAACAGGGTGCATGAAAAAGGCCATGAGGTGATGCTGCATCTTCCCATGGAACCTGTGGAGTATCCACGTATCAATCCCGGTCCGGGCGGACTGCTTTTGGCCATGGAGCCCGATGAGCTTCTGGGTATTCTTGACGTGAACCTGGCGGCCATTCCCCATATCCGGGGGGTTAACAACCATATGGGATCCGGTCTGACCCAGTCTGAGTCCCACATCAATCAGATTTTTACCATCTTGAAAAAAAAGGATCTTTTTTTTATTGACAGTCGGACAGCCGCCAAGAGCCGTTGCCGTTCTGCGGCCAGGCTTTTTCAGCTACCCTTTGCGGAAAGGGATGTCTTTCTGGATCATATACAGCATAAAGATGCGGTGGACAGGGAACTGAGCCGTCTTTTCAGAATTGCGGATAAACACGGTAGTGCCCTGGGTATAGGCCATCCCCACAGGGTAACT
- a CDS encoding S41 family peptidase — MPLKMSGKRCCMVAIGIVALVLVGTAGFHKNVAAKGSAETYKGLKVFSDVIEEIEANYVDEVKTEDLIQKAIQGMVGSLDPHSAFLPPEAFEELQMDTKGEFGGIGIVITTKDGLLTVISPIEGTPAFKAGIEAEDVIAEVDGESTKDMMLWEAVKRMRGPKGEAVEITVFRKGVPEPLEFTLIRDLIPIESVRYAVLRPGYAYVWVTNFRESTTEDLKKAIAEVRQGENLKGLVLDLRANPGGLLDQAVSVADFFLESGDIVSIQGRSHTNPQVFRARKRGTEPDYPIVALINAGSASAAEIVAGALQDHKRAVILGTTSFGKGSVQTVRPLKDGYALKYTIARYYTPSGRSIQAEGIIPDIRVPHGMLAEDTKDDERMLHERDLRNHIERKKTEEAKKEEPAPLVSSGLNYEKLMKDQQVMRALDILVGYGIFGKK; from the coding sequence ATGCCTTTAAAAATGTCAGGAAAGCGTTGTTGTATGGTGGCAATCGGTATTGTCGCCCTTGTTCTTGTGGGTACTGCCGGTTTCCATAAGAATGTTGCCGCAAAGGGAAGTGCGGAAACATATAAAGGCCTCAAGGTTTTCAGCGATGTGATTGAGGAAATTGAAGCCAATTATGTGGATGAGGTAAAAACAGAAGATCTGATCCAGAAGGCTATTCAGGGTATGGTTGGCAGCCTGGATCCCCATTCCGCCTTTTTGCCTCCGGAAGCTTTTGAAGAGTTGCAGATGGATACCAAGGGAGAGTTCGGCGGTATCGGTATTGTCATTACGACCAAGGATGGTCTGCTGACGGTCATCTCTCCCATAGAGGGGACCCCTGCCTTCAAAGCGGGCATAGAGGCGGAAGATGTGATTGCAGAGGTGGATGGCGAATCCACAAAAGACATGATGCTCTGGGAGGCGGTGAAGCGCATGCGTGGACCCAAGGGGGAGGCTGTGGAGATTACGGTTTTCCGCAAAGGAGTACCTGAACCCCTTGAGTTTACCCTTATAAGAGACCTGATTCCCATCGAAAGTGTGCGGTATGCGGTATTGCGGCCTGGTTATGCCTATGTTTGGGTAACGAACTTCAGGGAGAGTACCACCGAAGATTTGAAAAAAGCCATTGCTGAAGTAAGGCAGGGAGAAAATCTCAAGGGACTGGTTCTGGATCTTAGGGCCAATCCGGGAGGATTGCTGGATCAGGCCGTATCCGTTGCCGATTTTTTCCTTGAAAGCGGAGATATTGTTTCCATTCAGGGCAGAAGCCATACCAATCCTCAGGTTTTCAGGGCAAGAAAGCGGGGAACGGAACCGGATTATCCCATCGTTGCCTTGATCAATGCGGGTAGTGCCAGTGCTGCTGAAATTGTTGCCGGAGCCCTGCAGGATCATAAGAGGGCTGTGATCCTGGGAACAACATCCTTTGGTAAAGGTTCCGTGCAGACCGTGCGTCCTCTTAAAGATGGGTACGCCTTAAAGTATACCATTGCCCGTTACTACACACCTTCCGGTCGATCCATTCAGGCGGAGGGAATCATTCCCGATATCCGGGTACCCCATGGTATGCTGGCAGAGGATACAAAAGATGATGAGCGCATGCTCCATGAGCGGGATTTGCGTAATCATATTGAACGAAAGAAAACAGAAGAGGCAAAAAAAGAAGAGCCGGCCCCCCTTGTCTCTTCCGGATTGAATTATGAAAAACTGATGAAGGATCAGCAGGTGATGCGAGCCCTGGATATTCTGGTGGGCTACGGTATTTTTGGTAAAAAGTAG